Within the Candidatus Methylomirabilis tolerans genome, the region CAACGTCGAAATATCGGACTGATACCCGGATGAGGCGAACTTGGAGAGGACTGCCCTACTGATGTATTCGGAGTCCGCTTCCATGGCCCTTTGGCACGCAATAGACTAGAGGGCAAGATTCCCGGGACAGGTCTGGGGCGTTTACTTGTGCTGTCGGTCGTGTTTCTGGCGGGCGATCCTGCGACTCTGCTTATTCTGCGCCTGCTCGACTCGGGCGCGCTCCTTCTTCGTCACCGTGCCGTCGGCGGTCGCCTTATTCTCCATTTGCTGCACCCGCTCCTGGCCCTTCTCGAGCTGCGCGGCCTCTCGCTCGGTCAGTTGGCCCGACGCGACCCCCTGCTCGATCCGGTGGTCCTGATTTGCCTGGCGTTGGTCGATGCGGGGCGTGCTTTGCGCCTGCGTCAATGCAGGCCATGCAATTGTGGCGAGCGCTGCAACTGCCAGAAACTTTGTGGTCTTCATCGATTCCTTCCTTTTTATTGATTGAGGTGACTATCCTTACGTTCGAGCACCGTCGTCAAAACTTGCGGAATAATGCCATAGTGGGTTGGGGCTCTTACCCCAACCCACTATGAGAGTCGTAATCAGTTACCCTCGATGGAACCGTCATCAGTGGTATTTGTGGGATTGTTCAGACAGGTGGGATGACCGAACCCGCCCGCACTCACGCCGCCCACAATATCCTGGACCAGGGCGTCATTCACGCCACCATTGGCGACGCCTCCCGGGACATTCGCGACGGCAAAGGCCCCACCCGCCACTGTCTGGCGGACCTTCCAGGCTACGACATGGTCCGTACAGGATGTGTCGCCGGAGACACCGATGCCCCCTACTCTGATGTTGCTGCTGTTATACAAGGCGAGGCCGCCACCGAACACGTTAATGCCACCAACCCGCTCCTTCTCGAGCGGATCCTTGGTGGTGCCGAACTTGCCGGCGTCGCCCTCATACGCGACTGTCGGGTCGATTGGATTGCTATGCTGGAGCCCATACAGGCTCCCCCCGGGCTGCACGGCCGCAAACAGGTTGGCGGTAGACAGGGCAAGCAGGCCGGTGCTGAAGGCGTTGGCCGTATTAGCCTTCTGGGCCGAGATCACGCGACTGCCGAGCCAGATATCGCGTGCTGCGCTCTGAGATCCGGTCAACGAGTTGACGACCTCGCATACCTTCCCGCTGTCATCCACCAGAGTGAGCCACATCGGGAAATCCAGACCGCCGCTTGGCATCCCCCCCGTACCGCCATTGCCCGGCACCACGGCCTGCAGGGCAGCTTTCAATGCAGCATGCGTCAGCCCGTGACCGGCCAGTTGAGCGCAGCTATCTGCCATCGCCGGCGCCGCCACCATCACCATTCCACCTAACACCATCGCCCCAACAAACCGTTTCCGCTTCATCCTTTTGAGCCCTCCTTCCGAGTGCATGCACTCAACTATTATGCCTTGCTCAGAAAACGGCGTTCAGCAATCAGCCGTCAGCGATCAGCTTCAGACGAATCCCCGTGTGCCCCCCTTTATCAGGGGGATTGGGGGGATTCTTACGATATACGGGTGGCCTCACGGGCCACGACTATTCCAGCAATAGTCGATTTCGCGACCTGACATGGGCGGTCCTCTTTTGCCTGCAGACCGAGCGATTTTTTCAAGAACGCTTGATCGGGAGGCCCACAATCCGTCTTCAACATCTCATCGATGACTTGCGCTATCGGCTTTATCGTGGCCGCCATGATTGTAAGAGGGGCCGTCGGATAGTCTCGTGTCCGTACCGCAGGTTTAATCAATCATGGGAATCGAACACTCACGCTAGTCAGGATCGCACTTGTAACGATGGAAACTATCAGCACGTAGAAGAACAAGTCAAGCAAAATTATTGTCGCAAACATGGAGATTGACAGCGTAACCTCCTCCGCATTTGCCTGTGATTGCGAGCACCTGCAAGCGTACCTGTCTGCGTGCGACGCACAGGCAGGCGTGGCAATCCGATACGCCGTGGCGTTGCGAGGCGTAGGCGAAGCAATCCCCCTGAGATCCCTCGCTCTGCTCGGGATGGCTCTGCAGATCAGTGTGCTTTGCTCCGCTCGCAACGACATGTCGTCATCTCTGATTCCTGACCCTGCCTTCGTGATGGACAACCCCTCCGATCTGTGGTAGGAAATTCCTGTATGGCTGCGGTAAGGTAGGGGCGCTGCCGGCTACGCCCGTTCCGGGTGAAGCGCACGCACGATTCCTTGAGGAATGAGGAGACTAGATGATGCGAGACGGACGATATCGAGGTGGGTGGAGGCTTGTGATACCGCTCCTGCTGTGGTTCGCTTATGCCTCACCGGCTGCCTCTGCTGAGCCGATGGCCTATGCGACGAATGAAAAATCTGATGACGTGTCGATCATCGATACCACAACCAATTCCGTTGTGCGCACGATCCCGGTCGGTAAACGCCCGAGAGGTGTGGCGATCTCACCGGACGGGCAGTACGCGTACATCAGCAACGGCAATTCGGACGACATCAGCGTCATCGAGACCGCTACCGGAAAAGTCGTGGAAACGTGGCCTGCTGGGGTGGACCCCGAGGGGGTGGCGCTCAGTCCTGACGGGGCCCGTCTGTACGCAGTGAACGAGAACGGCGGAACGGTTACGGTCATCAACACCAAGACCGGTACGGTGATTGCCACCATCGAGGTCCAGGTGGAGCCTGAGTCAATCGCGATCAGCCCGAATGGAAAAATTGCCTACGTGTCCAACGAGACATCCAACACCATCTCGGTCATCGATACCTTGGCCCTCAAAGTGGTGGCCGCCATTTCGGTTGCAAAGAATCCGCGCGGGATCGCCTTCAGTCCGGACGGGAAGTTGGCCTACGTGACAAGCGAGCAGGCCGAGCCGGGCGTTCTATCGGTAATCAATGTGGCCAAGCGCAAGGTGGTGAAGACCATCCAGGTCGGCGAACGGCCGGTGGGGGTGGTGGTGACGCGAGACGGTCGGCGGCTCTATGTAGCCCACGGACGGACCAACGCCGTCTATGTGATCGATGCCCGCACCTTGACCATCACCACAAAGATCCCCGTGGGCCAGCGGGCCTGGTATCTTGCCCTTACACCGGACGAGCAGCGCCTGTACGTGGCCTGCGGCCGCAGCGATGCAGTGTCGGTGATTGATGTCGCGACCGAGAAGGTGATCGCCACCGTTCCTGTCGGGAAGATGCCGTTCGCCGTTGCCATCCAACAATAATGAACTCATCTCAAAAGGAGATTTACGATGCCGAAGTATCTGATCGAGCGCGACATCCCTGGGGCGGGCAAGCTTTCGCCTCAGGAGCTTCAGGCCATCTCACAGAAGTCGTGCGGCGTACTCGGCAGGCTGGGGCCGCAGATTCAGTGGGTACACAGCTACGTGACCGATGAGAAGGTGTACTGTGTCTACATCGCGCCGAATGCCGACATAGTCCTGGAGCACGCCAGGCAGGGCAGCTTCCCGGCGAACCGCGTGTCGGAAATCAGGTCCGTGATCGATCCCACAACCGCCGAAGGATGACGCGATCGGCCTTCGGCTATCGAGCGTAAAAATTGGTCCGTCACTCACTGAGAGTGGCGATGGTCCTATCATGGGGAAGGGAGAACAGGGCATGTCCGAGGCGCAAGAGGAAACGACCTATGCCGAGAACATATTCGGGTTGGTCACAGACAAACGGGTCGTCTACCACCCGAATAGAGGGTGGTTGACAGAAGGGTACGAGGAGGATGCGCCCCTCAGCCATATCGCATCGGTCGAATTCGAAATATCCCGCAGCCTCAGCAATGGGATACTGCTTATTGTCATCGGGATACTCACGATGATAGTTCTTGTCGGCGTTATCTTTATCCTGTTTGGCTACTGCCTCCTCAAGGGCACCCCAACTGTTATTGTTAACACCACCGATGGGAAACGAGAGATCATGAAAAGCTGGCCGTGGCATCGCGAACAGGCCTACGAATTCGCGAAGGCTCTTCAAGGCCGGATTAGACCCGATCAGGAGGTTCGCCTGCAGTATGTCAGTTCCGTTTCGGTTGGGACCCACTCGCTCAGCGGATCTGTCCTTTTTGTGATCGTAACATCGGCGTTCGTTATTGTCTTCTGTGCCATTGTCTGGCTGGTCATGCTGCTTGGCCTATCTCCCTTTTAGTCACTACAACAGATAGTACTCATGAGGTAAGGAGGAGCTAAAATGTTCCTGAAAGATAAACAGGCCGGTCACCTGGTGGAAATCCTTGATCTTCGCGCGCTATTTGATCCACTTCAGCCGGTTGTGACGGGCCGAATCCATGCCGGCGAGGAGATGCAAGATCCCACCTCCTTTAACAAAGCCGATCTGATCTTTCCCTCCGGCGAGTGCCTGCCGCGCTACTGGGTGGATGTACACTATAAAGACGCTACTGTTGCCACCGGATAGCCCACTCCAAAGAGACGTTAAGGGTAAGGCGAACGGCGTGAAGCGCAAGGGGTGGCGATAAAGGTTGCCACGGTACAGGTGGAACCGAAAAAGGGCGCGAGAAAGAGTTGACATTGCAGAGCGCGTGTGAAATATTTCCCCTACAGTAATGCGCCTTCTGAGGTCGTGTGACCGCTGATGGCGTTTTTGTTTTCATCCAGCCTCCAGTGAATTCTCACAGCATAGAAGGGATGCCTATGAGCAGCGTGTTGATGATGAATGGATGCTTGGGGCGCGATCTTGCGCTTGAGCTGGTCCGCGTGACCGAGGCCGCCGCGTTGGCAGCGGGACGGTGGATGGGGCGCGGGCAAAAGGATGCGGGCGATGAAGCGGCTGTCCACGCCATGCGCGCAATGCTCAGGACGGTCGATATCGACGGTGTGGTCGTCATC harbors:
- a CDS encoding acetyltransferase; translated protein: MFLKDKQAGHLVEILDLRALFDPLQPVVTGRIHAGEEMQDPTSFNKADLIFPSGECLPRYWVDVHYKDATVATG
- a CDS encoding heme-binding protein, which gives rise to MKRKRFVGAMVLGGMVMVAAPAMADSCAQLAGHGLTHAALKAALQAVVPGNGGTGGMPSGGLDFPMWLTLVDDSGKVCEVVNSLTGSQSAARDIWLGSRVISAQKANTANAFSTGLLALSTANLFAAVQPGGSLYGLQHSNPIDPTVAYEGDAGKFGTTKDPLEKERVGGINVFGGGLALYNSSNIRVGGIGVSGDTSCTDHVVAWKVRQTVAGGAFAVANVPGGVANGGVNDALVQDIVGGVSAGGFGHPTCLNNPTNTTDDGSIEGN
- a CDS encoding DUF4242 domain-containing protein, with the protein product MPKYLIERDIPGAGKLSPQELQAISQKSCGVLGRLGPQIQWVHSYVTDEKVYCVYIAPNADIVLEHARQGSFPANRVSEIRSVIDPTTAEG
- a CDS encoding beta-propeller fold lactonase family protein; its protein translation is MMRDGRYRGGWRLVIPLLLWFAYASPAASAEPMAYATNEKSDDVSIIDTTTNSVVRTIPVGKRPRGVAISPDGQYAYISNGNSDDISVIETATGKVVETWPAGVDPEGVALSPDGARLYAVNENGGTVTVINTKTGTVIATIEVQVEPESIAISPNGKIAYVSNETSNTISVIDTLALKVVAAISVAKNPRGIAFSPDGKLAYVTSEQAEPGVLSVINVAKRKVVKTIQVGERPVGVVVTRDGRRLYVAHGRTNAVYVIDARTLTITTKIPVGQRAWYLALTPDEQRLYVACGRSDAVSVIDVATEKVIATVPVGKMPFAVAIQQ